From one Phorcysia thermohydrogeniphila genomic stretch:
- a CDS encoding DUF1786 domain-containing protein, whose translation MEVFAVDIGKGTQDLLYADENLNVENWVKAILPSPTVKLARRVASFNEDLFIDGYVMGGGPVKKAIINHLNKGYRVVISERAARTIKDDLEKVRSLGIDIADRVEKPNLYLSDLEFNVYEELLRLAGRPFNPKVIAVACQDHGFIKGQSDRVTRFKYFEKKLEETRDPRDFIVTEKTGFFSRFDSILEQLREKGFSGFVMDSKVASICGILAYAKELGVKEFVGLDIGNGHTLGVSIKDGNVCGLFEHHTRYLTAEKLKALVEKLCKATLTFEEVFLDNGHGAVVFEKVEPEKVFIAGPNRALFKKYGEYAFPGGDVMITGCVGLLFALNNLP comes from the coding sequence ATGGAAGTTTTTGCCGTGGATATTGGAAAGGGAACTCAGGATTTACTTTACGCTGATGAGAACCTCAACGTAGAGAACTGGGTCAAGGCAATACTCCCTTCTCCTACCGTAAAGTTAGCAAGGAGGGTAGCTTCGTTTAATGAAGACCTTTTTATTGATGGCTACGTAATGGGAGGAGGGCCTGTAAAGAAGGCCATTATTAATCATTTAAATAAGGGTTATAGAGTTGTAATTTCAGAAAGGGCAGCAAGGACCATAAAAGACGACCTTGAAAAGGTTAGGTCACTCGGAATTGATATTGCAGATAGAGTTGAAAAACCAAACCTTTACCTTTCCGACCTTGAGTTTAACGTTTACGAGGAGCTCTTAAGGTTGGCTGGAAGGCCTTTCAACCCTAAGGTTATAGCCGTTGCCTGTCAGGACCACGGCTTTATAAAAGGCCAGAGTGACAGGGTTACGAGGTTTAAGTATTTTGAGAAAAAACTTGAGGAGACAAGAGACCCTCGCGACTTTATCGTTACTGAAAAGACAGGCTTTTTCAGTAGGTTTGATTCAATCTTAGAACAGCTTAGAGAAAAAGGTTTTTCCGGTTTTGTTATGGATAGTAAAGTTGCTTCTATCTGCGGAATCCTTGCTTACGCTAAGGAATTAGGAGTTAAAGAGTTTGTTGGTCTTGATATTGGAAATGGCCACACCCTTGGGGTTTCAATTAAAGACGGAAATGTATGCGGTCTCTTTGAACACCACACACGCTACCTTACGGCAGAGAAGCTGAAAGCGCTTGTTGAGAAGCTCTGTAAAGCCACCCTTACCTTTGAAGAGGTTTTCCTTGACAACGGCCACGGAGCTGTAGTCTTTGAGAAGGTAGAACCGGAGAAGGTCTTTATTGCAGGACCCAACAGAGCTCTCTTTAAAAAGTACGGAGAGTATGCCTTCCCCGGAGGGGATGTGATGATTACGGGTTGTGTAGGGCTTCTGTTTGCTTTGAATAATTTACCATAA
- a CDS encoding helix-turn-helix domain-containing protein: protein MPKELFNVKVYSVKEIARLLGKSESTIRRYIYDGQLGAIQIGREYLIPESELFAFIKKNQTKPNIWR from the coding sequence GTGCCTAAGGAGCTCTTCAACGTAAAAGTTTACTCTGTGAAGGAAATAGCACGGCTCTTGGGAAAGTCGGAGTCCACCATTCGTCGTTACATCTACGACGGCCAGCTGGGGGCTATTCAGATAGGCCGTGAGTACCTAATCCCGGAGAGTGAGCTCTTTGCCTTCATCAAGAAAAACCAGACCAAACCTAACATTTGGAGGTAG